One Mytilus trossulus isolate FHL-02 chromosome 5, PNRI_Mtr1.1.1.hap1, whole genome shotgun sequence DNA segment encodes these proteins:
- the LOC134719509 gene encoding uncharacterized protein LOC134719509, translating to MRLILLMLVVVHVCFSSEIYRVPVFIQNHQLVVDISLNRQDNSMIVSTSTSNLPRDFLPTANYHDFNTSMKAFKSIDSGECYIMQTSETIGMVDQVLDNIIRHNFQQHPIEQCSKADNHLLSDAEVESIAGRRIRDFCSGYKSYTSKRVRREASSLTENQDDHIVIGQHNLFCFLCLRSSSC from the exons ATTTATAGAGTTCCTGTTTTCATTCAAAACCACCAGCTGGTAGTTGATATATCACTGAATCGACAAGATAATTCAATGATAGTTAGCACAAGTACTTCCAATTTACCAAGGGATTTTCTGCCAACGGCAAATTACCATGACTTTAATACG AGTATGAAGGCGTTCAAAAGCATTGACAGTGGTGAATGTTATATAATGCAGACATCTGAAACAATTGGCATGGTTGATCAGGTACTTGATAATATAATCAG GCATAACTTTCAGCAACATCCAATAGAACAGTGCTCCAAAGCAGACAATCACCTTTTATCAGATGCCGAAGTTGAATCGATTGCTGGCAGGCGTATCAGAGACTTCTGTTCCGGATATAAGAGCTACACAAGTAAACGAGTCAGAAGGGAAGCATCCTCTCTAACAG AAAATCAAGATGACCACATAGTTATTG gacaacacaatttgttttgtttccttTGTTTGAGGTCATCTAGTTGCTGA